The Capsicum annuum cultivar UCD-10X-F1 chromosome 1, UCD10Xv1.1, whole genome shotgun sequence sequence attgacttgcaagtcacatcactgagccattattagtctatcgtaaatctctgttttcaaaacacaagttttgggaccaccatttcagtaatttaattcaaagaaactctttctcaaacctcatgtaaacacatgtaaggaactcatctttgtcaagcatttcggtagtacagtacaaggtggtcatgtcaaagttctcaattcacatgcaattctttctattaaacacaaaaacacatttatatcaagaaacaccctctcaacaatttcaaatcatgctcaaatgctaaAATATTGCGAAAACATCTTTTAGAtcacaaaatcataatctttaattcaatacacgagagggagttcataatttatgctctcaaagatcttaaatctcaaattgcatacatatacgtatacatgtaaatcaatttaggggataggaccataaggtcaaaacaatagtaatattaaaacattcagagtacgtaatttagaacatagattccaaaaaccctttgaaattcatgcataaaaatctaaaaatcatgctataatggttttaagcccatgtagttttttttaggataaaccccacgtacctctatctagaaatttaaaggatgttTCTTGATGCCCACGGCTTAGGGATTCCAAAtattcaatttgttttgaaaacccacggttgaatcttgatttatttggataatCAATATGAAATCCTAGAGaatgttcttgaatattttgggTGAATGTACGAGTAATGTGCTCAATTGGGGTTGAAATATCATGTTTGGACTGATAAGGGTATGGtaaaatacctaatatacccttaatgagaccggtattaaaatataactgggatcCCGATTTCATGGGACACctcgatgcgccactatcgtggtggctcactgaaaattgacaaatggaaacTTGGCCCACTCCGCAATGCGCCACCATCGCagagtcccactggaaattgactatcgtcatttacaccctctccgtgatgcgccaaggacaggaataatggtgttttacaactaggacttaaattaatcataactccttcaccgagtgtctattttggacacatcttatgtcgatggaaaacttatttaatcatctacgaaatgaaaagttgaaatctaagggattccaccGGGAAAAAGAATAtgaatcattctagaagccaatgcttgatattttagggacaaaatttagctaagaaaaactttggggtgttacacttgtTGTTTATGTGGATAACATAAATCTCATTGGAACTCCAGAAAAGGTCCAAAGGGCAATTGAAcatctaaagaaagaatttgagatgaaagatcttagAAAGACAAAAACTTTGTCTTGGTCTGCAAATTAAACATTTAGCAGACGGAGTTTTCATCCACCAAACTGCCTATACCGAGATGGTTCTGAAACGATTTTACATATACAAAGtatatccattaagtactccaatgATTGTTTGATCACTTGAGGTAAGTAAAGATCTGTTCCGACTTCTagaagagggtgaagagattcttggTCCCAAAGTATCATATCTCAGTGCTATTGATGCACTTATGTATCATGCTAATGCTACAAGGCCGGATATAACATTTTCTattaatttgttagcaaagtATTGTTCTTCTCCAACGCGAAGACACTGGAACAGAATTAGCATATATTGAGATACCTAAAAGGGACTATTAATATGGTTCTGTTTTATACTAACAAAGCTAGTTCAGATCTTGTTAGTCATGCAGATGCAAGTTATTTACCTTACCCACATAAAGCACGATCTCAAACAGGTTATTATTTACATACGGAGGTACTGATACATCATGGCGATCTAAAAAACAGTCTATTGTTGctacttcttcaaatcatgctgagataatatcTATTCTTGAGGCAAGTAGAGAATGCATATGGCTGAGATCAGTGatacattccatcaaagagagatGTAGCCTGAAGTTCGATATCAAGATACCCACAATCATATTTGAAGACAATGCATTATGCATAGCTCAATTAAAGGTAGGCTttataaaaagagatagaacgaagcacatctCGTTGAAGTTATTCTTCATGCACGATCTCcagaagaatggtgatattgatgtacaaCAGATCCGTTCCAGTGATAAACTAGCAGATTTGTTCACTAAATATTTACCAACTTCAGCTTTTGAGAAGATGGTACACAAGATTGAAATGCGAAGACTGAACCTGTTGAATCGGGGTCTTCATCTGGGAGAGTAagaatacgcgttgtactcttttttcatTAACCAAAGTTTTATTCCACTGAATTTTCCTAAGaatgtttttaatgaggcaacaccCAAATGCGTattctgtaattttttctttatatggACATAAAAGGGGAGTGTTGTGTAATATGTAGAAGTCCATGTATCAACATTAATTGTCATGTGGCTTTAATTTAATTAGGCTACAAAAGTCCACTCACCTTTCACCTCTTGAGTTGGACCTTATCCAACTTAGGCTATAAATAGCGGTTCTATGTAGAAAATGAAACAAGTGAAGATTAAGGGAAATAGACACCACAAGaccatttttaaaattaatagcccaaatttgatattttgccAAAAAATAGCTAGTCGGCTAAACTTTTTCCATATTATAgtcattttctaattttatttattttgacctgTGCAGTTCAGATACAATTTATATATCATATTGATATAGTTATATAAAATActgatacagttttcaacttgggACATTCAgctcttttctaaaaaaaaatcagtTTTTTTGCTACAGATTTTTTAACTgaaattttttttgctttttctttttggttgtttaaaaatactaattaaatatattgtataaaaatGGTGTAATTGTTATATAGagtatgtatctatataagatatatgtatataaattgtatagttctatcaaatatctatatgtataaaaaatatatatatatataaaatgtatagaaagtgtgtaaaaattatataattgttgtataaaacgtgtaaaaaaatttgtacaattattgtataaattgtgtatagaAACTATACAATATTCGTATAGAATATtcatatgtataagatatgtatagaaagtGTATAGAATATgcatagaaactgtatagaacaagccaacaaattaaaatgactagaaaatgaaatttaaattccatggcgATTTTCATGGAATTAATTTCAGTCAAATTATAGCTTTCTCCAAAAACCAAGTTGGctgagaaaattaaataatagatCACTCCTTTGTTCATAACTAGATATCGAGGGTTCGTgccaatataaattatttttttaccttaatttatgtgacacaaatagaaattagataattagttatatttttaatatgttctttgatattttaagttgttaactattctaattttaaatatttttctatgtaatttttaaataatatatgttatattccttgttcaaatttttgtgacattaatagacaattatagtttttaaataatttaaattttatattttcgcGATTTATAATGATTTTTCCTCTATTCTACTAATTGGAAGTGATTagtataattattataaaaaatacttgtcaaaaaaatttaattgggTCCATATAAGACCCCAAGTTAATTTATAAGATcgagagttaatttattatttatatttattttatttttattaagtatcattaatttattaatactcagatgatttataataattaattatgggtgatatagtataATCACGATTGAAGATGCTGAAGCAGTTATGTCattaatatctattttactttatttattaaatattattatttttaatacataaataacttataataattaattagggatgatatagtaaattacgattaaagcagttgaagcaggcatgtcgaccatGAGTagcttgcttcagctgcttcattGTCACTTATTATATTGGAGAATGactttaaaaaaatacttgtgaaaaaactTTAAGAGGGTCTCATATAAGTcattaagttaatttaaaacaccaagagttaatttttattttttattaaatattattaatttcttaatattcagatgacttataataatttacTAAGGGTGATACGataaaattacggttaaagcagaagtagacatgtcataaatgtctattttattttttaatcaaacattattaattttctaatatgtaaatgacttataatatttaattagagatataatgattaattagtggtgatatagtaaaattacggttgaagcagacatgtcataaatgtctattttattttcttattaaatattattaattttctaatacataaatgacttataagtaattaattaggggtgatatagtaaaatcacagctgaagcagctaaagcaggcATTAGGTCAAAtcaggaatgatatagtaaaattacgattgaagcagctgaaacagatatgtcataaatatctattttaattttttattaaatattattaattttataatatataaataacttataataattaattagaggtgatgcATTAAAATCACAGTTAAAGCAGGCATGTCGACTTCATTTGTGCTTGAGCGACTTATTCCCCTTATTATATAAGAGAAAATATTGGCTGTTTTCCCATGACTAGATGTTTAAATaaagaaacattttttttttaatttttgaataaattagAAAATTACTCATTTatccattcaattttttttctacctgtccaaattcaagaaaaaaaaaacttatgtcAAGCCACCTTTTGAGGGTGGATTACGTTTTCAAAAGTGTTCTTTATCTTAATTTAGACAAACAATAGCAATGCAATTGCAAAAGACAATGaacaatcaaacaaaatataAACTCATACCAATTGATTTATGATCTAAATTGTTCTGTTTCATGGGATTGATGATGTCATATGAAATATAGGAGGGAAATGGGGCACGCTACACTAAAATGAACACTAAAAGTTTTCATTATGTGTGGAATGGAACACTGGAGAGACGTTAACACACAACAAGAAATAACCATAAGCCTTAATACTACCAAacgtgaaaataatttatttttaattttttttttttttttgagataagtATCCAGTACCCTTCGAGCAATGTTCAAAGTTTCTATGACACACTCTAACTTCACATAAAACTCATTattcctgaactcaattttaacatatttttgtcatccttttgtgCTGACATGATAGTTTTATTACgtaaaaataaaatctacatCAAATGTGTCATGTCAACTAAAAAGTGTGACAAAAATGCACTAAAATTAAGTTAGGAGATAATAAAAACCCTGTAAAATTGGAGGGAATCGTAACAAATTTGATCGTACTAGATGAGTTACTCAGAGTTTTTTTATATCTTCTCATTAAAGAAGTCAACTAGCCTTTTCATCAATACACCAGCTTTCTCACAAGTTGGTTCAAGCAAATGAAAAACATGATCCTCCCCTTGTGTTTCCATAATCTCCACCTCACCTTTCCATCCACTCTTCTTCAGTGCATCATAATAAGCCAAACTCCTTCCTCTCATGACATCTTTCTCTGCTGTAAAAATCAAAATCTTTAGACAAATAAGACTAGACAATAACCTAAAATGAAGTGCTGGATTTAACCTCGGATCATCAAGTCCTGTACATCCTGGAAAAACAAACGAACAATACTCATCAGGTTCATCGTTACCGAAAAAGAGATGTATTAATGCCATACCAACAATCTTAAAACCATCCCCTAGTGGCTTTTCACTAGCACTTGCTCGAACCATCATGTCATGGACAATATTTGCACCCGCACTGTCACCAGCCAAGAAAACACGCGAAAAATCAACGTGATCCTTAAGCCATGGTTCCGTTATGAGATGGTCGGACATTTCAACATGTAAAGCAGCCCATTTTATGACGGCCCAAGAATCATCATAGCATATAGGTAAAGGGTGTTCTGGGGCTAGTCTATAATCGACGGATATGGCAACCACGTTGGCCTTAGTAACAATAGAGTGTAGGTACTTGTCATGTCCTGTTGAAAAGGCTGATTCAATTGAAAATCCACCACCATGTATGTAAATAAGGAGAGGAAACTTTTGATTATTTTCGGTTATTTTGGGAAGATAAAGGCGGGCTGAATTGTTGTTCACGTCCTTTGATCGTACCCCAGTATTGGGATCATCTGATGGAAGGACATAGACATAATTATGAAATCTTTCTACTCTGCCATCTTTGTAGACACGAAAGAAGGGGGGGAAATCATGAGCTATTTCATCTGCTGGGGTTGAAACCATGATTTCATTTTGAGAGTACCAAGTAGAATTTCCACCATCATATAGAGTAGGAGTTATGAATTTTAGATATTCCTTTATTTAGAAAGGACATTGGAATTGACTGGTATGTTGGAATGCTTTGGATGCTAGTACATAAGCAATTACTcctgtttcaaaataagtgaattgttagaatatttattgatattttaaaataagtgaattattaatttttttttttaaaatttatcatttgacaatcaattaacttttgaaaaagtattataaaattattttttctttttctttttaggtaaaaataaaaaattatattaaatttatgtctttaatatttttcttttaatttatgtataaaaattcaataattcatttattatgaaacgagAAACTTAAAATAGTGTTTGGAGCATGCCATGTTTGAATGACATGGCGATTGGCGGCTATATTTTGAGTAACTTTGAAATGTCCCGTGAgttcttctttgtttatttttgggGGATTGGACCCTCTTCATTTCCCCCACGTTGTGATTTAGATTTGTAACACTTATCCtacttatttattaattatttaaatttatttaaaactcgtttgaatataattaaaaaataattttttaacttaattaattaaaaatttaaaataaataattataaattaaagagataagtgtttgaataaaagtaataaaattaaaaaaaaattattaatgtgTTTAATAAATGAATTCATTTATTTGCACTCAACGAAGATACAAATCTGAATGATTTACATTTCAGTTTGCgaagtgtatttatttttattaaaatctaaGCCACTTAATTCATCCGAATACTGTGATTCGGTCAAATCCCAAACCAAGTCTGAAAATCGTTCATACCTTATTCTtgctctttttgttttctttaattttaaaattcaattacTGTAAACCTTTCCTTCTTCTCCAAAGCAACTCCCTGCATAAGTAATCATCCATGGTAAATGATTTCCTAATTGGCCTTTACAATTCACTTCTATCCTATCGACAGCTTAATGAAAACAATAAAATATCATCTAACCTTTAaaacaaatgatacaagaaacaaTTTTTATATTCCAAATGAAAAAATGGCCATAACCATTTAGTTCAATTCCTTAAATTAACTAACTCTTCTTCCCAATTACACAGTGGTAGTTTTCATTGAGTTTCAGTAACAAAATTGGTGAGATTGATTTCAGAATTGAAGTAAAGATAAAGTTAAGCCAATGGTTCTAATTTCTTgctcttcttttttaaaattgagtTTTGAAGCCAAAGCAAGGATTTTAATGGAAATTTCTATATGTCGGTGTTTGTTACTGG is a genomic window containing:
- the LOC107875096 gene encoding 2-hydroxyisoflavanone dehydratase isoform X1; this translates as MVSTPADEIAHDFPPFFRVYKDGRVERFHNYVYVLPSDDPNTGVRSKDVNNNSARLYLPKITENNQKFPLLIYIHGGGFSIESAFSTGHDKYLHSIVTKANVVAISVDYRLAPEHPLPICYDDSWAVIKWAALHVEMSDHLITEPWLKDHVDFSRVFLAGDSAGANIVHDMMVRASASEKPLGDGFKIVGMALIHLFFGNDEPDEYCSFVFPGCTGLDDPRLNPALHFRLLSSLICLKILIFTAEKDVMRGRSLAYYDALKKSGWKGEVEIMETQGEDHVFHLLEPTCEKAGVLMKRLVDFFNEKI
- the LOC107875096 gene encoding probable carboxylesterase 12 isoform X2, encoding MVSTPADEIAHDFPPFFRVYKDGRVERFHNYVYVLPSDDPNTGVRSKDVNNNSARLYLPKITENNQKFPLLIYIHGGGFSIESAFSTGHDKYLHSIVTKANVVAISVDYRLAPEHPLPICYDDSWAVIKWAALHVEMSDHLITEPWLKDHVDFSRVFLAGDSAGANIVHDMMVRASASEKPLGDGFKIVAEKDVMRGRSLAYYDALKKSGWKGEVEIMETQGEDHVFHLLEPTCEKAGVLMKRLVDFFNEKI
- the LOC107875096 gene encoding probable carboxylesterase 12 isoform X3, yielding MVSTPADEIAHDFPPFFRVYKDGRVERFHNYVYVLPSDDPNTGVRSKDVNNNSARLYLPKITENNQKFPLLIYIHGGGFSIESAFSTGHDKYLHSIVTKANVVAISVDYRLAPEHPLPICYDDSWAVIKWAALHVEMSDHLITEPWLKDHVDFSRVFLAGDSAGANIVHDMMVRASASEKPLGDGFKIVEKDVMRGRSLAYYDALKKSGWKGEVEIMETQGEDHVFHLLEPTCEKAGVLMKRLVDFFNEKI